In a single window of the Melioribacteraceae bacterium genome:
- a CDS encoding DegT/DnrJ/EryC1/StrS family aminotransferase: MEFKIPLFDLNFDEAEEKSVIAVLKSKWISTGPKTTDFENKFASMLKVKNAVALSNCTVSLHLAMQLAGIDAGDEVICPSLTFVATVNAIRYVNAIPIFADIKSYDDLTIDPFDIKKKLTPKTKAIIVMHYGGFACDMDSIQDIARKNNLKIIEDACHGPLAEYKGNKLGTIGDIGCFSFFSNKNISTGEGGMLVTNNDDLCERAKLLRSHGMTSLSYERAKGHSTSYDVVELGYNYRMDDIRASIGIVQLDKLEDDLKKRAQVRKWYIEKLSDFEDVIIPFKDYFDFSSNYIFPVVLKNSTSEKRNFVRNKLAEAGIQTSIHYPAVHKFSIYKAFSSVLPHSEYVSNNLITLPMYSCLTQNKVNYINNILIKVIKGL, from the coding sequence ATGGAATTTAAAATTCCGCTTTTTGATTTGAATTTTGACGAGGCAGAAGAAAAATCTGTTATTGCAGTCCTTAAAAGTAAATGGATATCAACCGGACCGAAAACAACGGATTTTGAGAATAAATTTGCTTCAATGCTTAAGGTGAAAAACGCAGTCGCTTTATCAAATTGCACCGTTTCACTTCATCTTGCAATGCAATTAGCTGGTATTGATGCAGGTGATGAAGTAATTTGTCCGTCTTTAACTTTTGTGGCTACTGTGAATGCTATCAGGTATGTAAATGCAATCCCGATTTTTGCAGATATAAAAAGTTATGATGACTTAACCATTGACCCCTTTGATATTAAAAAGAAATTAACACCAAAAACTAAAGCGATTATTGTGATGCACTATGGCGGTTTTGCTTGTGATATGGATTCAATACAAGACATTGCAAGAAAAAATAATCTTAAAATCATTGAGGATGCTTGCCACGGACCCTTAGCGGAATATAAAGGAAACAAACTAGGTACTATTGGTGACATCGGCTGCTTCAGTTTTTTCTCTAATAAAAATATAAGTACCGGTGAAGGGGGTATGCTTGTTACAAATAATGATGATTTATGTGAGAGAGCAAAACTGCTCCGCTCTCACGGAATGACTTCTTTATCGTATGAACGAGCTAAAGGTCATTCTACAAGTTATGATGTTGTTGAACTTGGTTATAATTATCGGATGGATGATATAAGAGCTTCAATTGGTATTGTGCAGCTTGATAAACTTGAGGATGACCTAAAAAAAAGAGCCCAAGTTAGAAAATGGTATATAGAAAAATTATCTGATTTTGAAGATGTAATTATTCCATTTAAGGATTATTTTGATTTTTCTTCAAATTATATTTTCCCGGTCGTATTAAAAAATTCCACTTCTGAAAAACGGAACTTTGTTCGTAATAAGTTGGCAGAAGCGGGAATTCAAACTAGTATTCATTATCCTGCTGTTCATAAGTTTTCAATCTATAAAGCATTTTCATCTGTCTTACCACATTCTGAATATGTTTCAAATAACTTGATTACCTTACCAATGTATTCATGTCTAACTCAAAATAAAGTAAATTACATAAATAATATTCTAATAAAAGTTATTAAAGGATTATGA
- a CDS encoding AglZ/HisF2 family acetamidino modification protein, whose amino-acid sequence MLRHRVIPTLLLKNNGLVKTTKFKNPVYIGDPINAVKIFNDKEVDELILLDITATNDKREPNYKKIEEIVSEAFMPIGYGGGINNLSQIERLFKLGIEKVIINSAAFYNYNLISKSAEIYGNQSIVLAVDIKKDFFGKYRLYSNSGKEKKKILIKDHIIKCVNNGCGEVYLNNIDRDGTMLGYDLELIDYYSRITDVPIIVSGGAGKVVHFAEAIKAGADSVSAGAMFVFQGIYRAVLISYPKYKELEHLLN is encoded by the coding sequence GTGCTAAGGCATCGTGTTATTCCTACCTTATTATTAAAAAATAACGGACTTGTAAAAACCACAAAATTTAAAAATCCGGTTTATATTGGTGACCCTATAAACGCAGTAAAAATATTTAATGACAAAGAGGTTGATGAATTAATCCTGCTTGATATTACAGCGACTAATGACAAGAGAGAGCCAAATTATAAGAAAATTGAAGAAATAGTTTCTGAAGCATTTATGCCCATTGGATATGGTGGAGGGATTAATAATTTATCACAAATAGAAAGATTGTTTAAGCTTGGTATTGAAAAAGTAATAATAAATTCTGCCGCATTTTATAATTATAATTTAATTTCAAAGTCTGCTGAGATTTATGGAAATCAAAGCATTGTTTTAGCAGTTGATATTAAAAAAGATTTCTTTGGTAAATACCGTCTATATTCAAATTCTGGAAAAGAGAAGAAGAAAATATTGATTAAAGACCATATCATTAAATGCGTTAATAATGGTTGTGGTGAAGTTTACTTAAATAATATTGATAGAGATGGAACAATGTTAGGCTATGATTTAGAGTTAATAGATTATTACTCGAGAATAACAGATGTCCCAATTATTGTAAGCGGAGGTGCAGGAAAAGTAGTGCACTTTGCAGAAGCAATAAAAGCCGGGGCTGATTCGGTTTCTGCAGGCGCAATGTTTGTATTCCAAGGAATATATAGAGCTGTATTAATTAGTTATCCAAAATACAAAGAATTAGAACATTTATTGAATTGA
- the hisH gene encoding imidazole glycerol phosphate synthase subunit HisH, with product MSKTIIVNFGMGNIGSIANMIKKIGYKVEITDAIEKIKDAEKIILPGVGSFDHAMQNLEKLNFIDVINKKVMEEKTPLLGICLGMQLMADKSEEGNKSGLGFIDGEVKRFSFGEYNKFKIPHMGWNLIQPKKESTLLKNLDEESRFYFVHSYHFVCKNEADILTKTFYGYDFVSSFAKENIFGVQFHPEKSHKFGMKLLQNFIENL from the coding sequence ATGAGTAAAACTATAATTGTCAATTTTGGTATGGGAAATATTGGCTCAATTGCCAATATGATTAAAAAAATTGGTTATAAAGTTGAAATTACCGATGCTATTGAAAAAATAAAGGATGCTGAAAAAATAATTTTGCCAGGAGTTGGATCATTTGATCATGCGATGCAAAATTTAGAGAAACTTAATTTTATTGATGTAATAAATAAAAAAGTTATGGAAGAGAAAACTCCATTATTAGGTATATGTTTGGGCATGCAATTAATGGCAGATAAGAGTGAAGAGGGTAATAAGTCAGGTCTTGGTTTTATAGATGGTGAAGTGAAGAGATTTTCGTTTGGGGAATATAATAAGTTTAAAATACCACATATGGGGTGGAACTTAATTCAACCCAAAAAAGAAAGCACGTTGTTAAAGAACTTAGATGAAGAATCACGCTTCTATTTTGTGCATTCTTATCATTTCGTTTGTAAAAATGAGGCGGATATACTGACCAAGACATTTTATGGATACGATTTTGTATCCTCGTTTGCTAAGGAAAATATTTTCGGGGTACAATTTCACCCCGAAAAAAGTCACAAATTTGGGATGAAATTACTTCAGAATTTTATTGAGAATTTATAG
- a CDS encoding N-acetyltransferase, which produces MFEPIKKSVAVRAVKCGKNVIVIEPSNIYECEIGENTFIGPFVEVQKNVKIGNNCKVQSHAFICELVEIGNNCFISHGAMFINDVFSDGGPAMGDKSKWKSTKIGNNVAIGTNSTILPVNICDNVVIGAGSVVTKDISEAGVYAGNPAKKIKQVKK; this is translated from the coding sequence ATGTTTGAGCCAATTAAAAAATCAGTTGCAGTGAGGGCTGTTAAATGTGGGAAAAATGTAATTGTGATAGAACCCTCTAATATTTACGAATGTGAAATTGGAGAAAATACATTTATTGGCCCTTTTGTTGAAGTTCAAAAAAATGTCAAGATTGGCAATAACTGTAAAGTACAATCGCATGCCTTCATCTGTGAACTTGTTGAAATTGGTAATAATTGTTTTATTTCTCATGGTGCTATGTTTATTAACGATGTTTTTTCAGATGGTGGCCCTGCGATGGGGGATAAATCAAAATGGAAATCTACAAAGATAGGGAATAATGTAGCGATAGGGACAAATAGTACAATTTTACCAGTCAATATTTGTGACAATGTTGTTATAGGTGCTGGTTCGGTAGTTACTAAAGATATTTCCGAAGCGGGGGTGTATGCAGGAAATCCTGCAAAAAAAATTAAACAGGTTAAAAAATGA
- a CDS encoding class I SAM-dependent methyltransferase, giving the protein MKSIDLILKKVDIYYTSYIEEFGAVPEGVNWNGKESQDLRINQLLKVIKNHKFSINDYGCGYGALISYLNKRKYDYYYSGFDISKKMIIAARKKWKHKTNVIFHNSNKILPADYSIVNGVFNVKMDLNEALWLNYTINELKKINENSIKGFAFNMKTKYSDMEFLQDHLFYGDPLFFFDYCKTKFSRFVTLVHDYDLYEFTILVRK; this is encoded by the coding sequence ATGAAATCAATTGATTTGATTCTAAAAAAGGTTGATATTTATTACACTTCCTATATTGAAGAATTTGGAGCAGTCCCCGAAGGTGTAAATTGGAATGGTAAAGAGTCACAGGATCTTCGGATAAACCAATTATTAAAAGTTATAAAGAATCATAAATTTTCTATAAACGATTATGGTTGTGGTTATGGAGCTTTGATTTCATACTTGAATAAGCGTAAATATGATTATTATTATTCAGGCTTTGATATAAGCAAAAAAATGATAATAGCTGCTAGAAAAAAGTGGAAGCACAAAACTAATGTTATTTTTCATAACTCCAATAAAATTCTACCTGCTGATTACTCAATTGTCAATGGTGTTTTTAATGTTAAGATGGATTTAAATGAAGCATTATGGCTTAATTACACTATTAATGAATTAAAGAAAATTAATGAAAATAGCATAAAAGGATTCGCTTTCAATATGAAAACAAAATATTCAGATATGGAATTTCTTCAAGATCATTTATTTTATGGTGACCCTTTGTTTTTTTTCGATTATTGTAAAACAAAATTTTCCAGATTTGTAACATTAGTCCATGATTATGATTTATATGAATTCACAATCTTGGTTAGGAAATAA
- a CDS encoding glycosyltransferase family 4 protein, translating into MKYKIAYLGNQIAYAGGAMSLYLMVMSLDGKLFDRYLYSSNCDSVVMKDELEKELKEVKLLNIKQIVSVPGHKTSLLRFFLYRITAKKQAYKIINILIKNKIDILHINNSVFSHLYPYLKTYKNLKIVTHLREEIHYNGIGLIQKYIINNIFKYSDALISINQKEAEPFIHHHNLHVVPNPFDFSSLKAKLDLNETRRKLNINENTIVVGMLGRFTRNKGQLLFIEVIKEIIKMKEYKNVVFLIIGSQPPKPFWKRMAKKVLFKEDYAYKVMKAMNENNIKSKIKLIQYSYGNREYHQILDIVVRPSLYSDPWGRDIIESMALRKPIIATGKSEMFVKNGESGYLVYPINKTKIAEKIIELIDNPLQREKFGENGYNIVYKQCNTVTYSEKIENIYKKLLSI; encoded by the coding sequence TTGAAATATAAAATCGCGTATCTTGGAAATCAAATTGCATATGCAGGTGGTGCGATGAGTTTATATTTAATGGTAATGTCATTAGATGGAAAATTGTTTGATAGATATTTATATTCAAGCAACTGTGATTCTGTTGTAATGAAAGACGAATTAGAAAAAGAACTTAAAGAAGTAAAACTATTAAATATAAAACAGATTGTTAGCGTTCCAGGCCATAAAACATCGTTACTTAGGTTCTTTTTATATCGTATCACTGCTAAGAAACAGGCCTATAAAATAATAAACATTCTTATCAAAAATAAAATAGACATTTTACATATTAATAATTCAGTTTTCTCTCATCTTTATCCTTATCTTAAAACTTATAAAAATCTTAAAATTGTTACCCACTTACGAGAAGAAATTCATTATAATGGAATTGGTCTCATTCAAAAATATATTATAAATAATATATTCAAATATTCCGATGCTTTAATCTCAATTAACCAAAAAGAAGCTGAACCTTTTATACATCACCACAACTTACATGTTGTACCTAATCCCTTTGATTTTAGTAGTCTAAAAGCTAAATTAGATCTAAATGAGACTCGAAGGAAATTAAATATTAATGAAAATACGATTGTTGTTGGAATGTTAGGCAGATTTACCCGCAATAAAGGACAATTACTATTTATTGAGGTTATTAAAGAAATAATAAAGATGAAAGAATACAAAAATGTTGTGTTTTTAATTATTGGATCACAACCACCTAAACCATTTTGGAAAAGAATGGCAAAAAAAGTATTATTTAAAGAAGATTATGCATATAAAGTGATGAAAGCAATGAATGAAAATAATATAAAAAGCAAAATAAAATTAATACAATATTCATATGGCAATAGAGAATATCATCAAATATTAGATATTGTTGTGCGCCCTTCACTATATTCTGATCCCTGGGGGAGAGATATAATTGAATCAATGGCTTTAAGAAAACCAATAATTGCTACTGGAAAATCTGAAATGTTTGTGAAAAATGGAGAATCAGGTTATTTAGTTTACCCAATAAATAAGACAAAAATTGCTGAAAAAATTATAGAACTGATTGATAATCCTCTACAAAGGGAAAAATTTGGTGAGAATGGTTACAATATAGTTTACAAACAATGCAACACTGTAACCTACTCTGAAAAAATTGAAAATATTTATAAGAAATTACTAAGTATATAA
- a CDS encoding N-acetyl sugar amidotransferase has product MQREYQICKRCVMDTTDPDIVFDENGFCNHCTNTIKRLNEIYFIDPEIKERKLDEIINKIKLDGKNKDYDCIIGLSGGVDSSYLSYLVVKKIGLRPLAVHLDNGWNSELAIMNIDNIVNKLGIDLITVVLDWEEFREIQLAFFKSSVVDLELTSDFAIFASVNQVARDKGIKYFLIGSNYSSESIMPQSWYYGSKLDYLNIKDIVKNNSMVKLKSFPKLSFLQYLFFSKKGPKNISILDLIDYNKENAKKIIIDELNWRDYGGKHCESKITEFYQKYILPNKFNIDKRKAHLSSLICSGQIQREKALLELKKTTYDKDNINEDIIYFCKKIGINEKKFHEIMKQPIQSHYYFKSYQKMKKQLITLFGK; this is encoded by the coding sequence ATGCAGAGAGAATACCAAATATGCAAAAGATGCGTTATGGATACCACAGATCCGGATATTGTTTTTGATGAAAATGGATTTTGTAATCATTGTACTAATACTATTAAAAGATTAAATGAAATTTATTTTATTGATCCGGAAATTAAGGAAAGAAAACTTGATGAAATAATAAACAAAATAAAATTGGATGGGAAAAATAAAGACTACGACTGTATAATTGGATTAAGCGGTGGTGTGGATAGTAGTTATTTATCGTACCTAGTTGTAAAAAAAATTGGTTTAAGACCCTTGGCTGTTCATTTAGATAACGGTTGGAACTCTGAGTTAGCTATTATGAATATTGACAATATAGTTAATAAACTTGGTATCGATTTAATAACTGTTGTTTTGGACTGGGAGGAGTTTAGAGAAATCCAATTAGCTTTTTTCAAGTCTTCTGTAGTGGATCTTGAATTGACCTCAGATTTCGCAATATTTGCGTCAGTTAATCAGGTGGCTCGAGATAAAGGTATTAAATATTTTTTGATTGGCTCAAATTATTCTAGTGAATCAATAATGCCTCAAAGTTGGTATTATGGGTCAAAATTGGATTATCTCAATATTAAAGATATTGTGAAAAATAACAGTATGGTAAAATTGAAATCTTTTCCAAAACTAAGCTTTTTACAATATTTGTTTTTTTCAAAAAAAGGGCCTAAAAATATTTCTATATTAGATCTAATTGATTATAATAAAGAAAATGCAAAAAAAATAATTATTGACGAGCTAAATTGGAGAGATTATGGTGGTAAACACTGTGAATCCAAAATAACAGAATTTTATCAAAAATATATTTTACCAAACAAATTCAATATAGACAAACGCAAAGCGCATTTGTCCAGTCTAATTTGCTCAGGTCAAATACAACGAGAAAAAGCTTTATTGGAATTGAAAAAAACAACTTATGATAAAGATAATATTAATGAGGATATAATTTACTTTTGCAAAAAAATTGGAATCAATGAAAAAAAATTTCATGAAATAATGAAGCAACCCATCCAATCTCATTACTATTTCAAATCATATCAAAAGATGAAAAAACAATTAATCACTTTATTTGGTAAATAA
- a CDS encoding Gfo/Idh/MocA family oxidoreductase, with translation MNSKKINFAIIGYGRIGERHAEHITKMGNLVAACDIKEERRNIFNNSFKANFYSNIDDLLKFENNIDVVSICTPNGLHSEHTIKSLKAGHHVLVEKPMALSVLDCEAMIKASEDANKRLFVVKQNRFNPPIQTLKKVMEENRLGRVLSVQLNCFWNRNEDYYKSSDWKGTKKLDGGTLFTQFSHFIDLLYWLFGNIKDVSAFLQNINHKDIIEFEDTGVVIVRFENDIIGTINYTVNCYKKNMEGSLTVFGEKGTIKIGGQYLNVLEYQEIQDYIIMNLPDSGKANDYGGYQGSMSNHDKVYENVIDVLTNNGKITTNFLDGMKTVQIIEKIYVEAHNV, from the coding sequence ATGAATTCAAAAAAAATTAATTTTGCAATAATTGGCTATGGGCGAATTGGCGAAAGACATGCGGAACATATTACAAAGATGGGCAATTTGGTTGCTGCCTGTGATATCAAAGAAGAAAGAAGAAACATATTTAATAATAGTTTTAAAGCTAATTTTTATTCGAATATTGATGATTTATTGAAATTTGAAAATAATATTGATGTTGTTTCAATTTGTACACCAAATGGTTTACATTCAGAGCATACGATAAAGTCATTAAAAGCGGGGCATCATGTATTAGTAGAAAAACCAATGGCTTTAAGTGTCCTTGATTGTGAAGCAATGATCAAAGCTTCAGAAGATGCAAACAAACGTTTATTTGTTGTAAAGCAAAATCGTTTTAATCCCCCTATACAAACTCTTAAGAAGGTGATGGAGGAAAATAGATTAGGCAGGGTATTAAGCGTACAGCTAAATTGTTTTTGGAATAGAAATGAAGATTATTATAAGTCTTCTGATTGGAAAGGTACTAAAAAGCTGGACGGTGGAACTCTTTTCACTCAGTTTAGTCATTTCATAGACCTTTTATACTGGCTGTTTGGTAATATAAAAGATGTATCCGCTTTTCTTCAAAATATCAACCATAAAGATATTATTGAATTCGAAGATACCGGTGTGGTAATCGTAAGATTTGAAAATGATATCATTGGAACTATTAATTATACGGTAAACTGTTACAAAAAAAACATGGAAGGATCACTAACAGTTTTTGGCGAGAAGGGGACTATCAAGATTGGTGGTCAATACCTCAATGTATTAGAATATCAAGAAATTCAAGACTATATCATTATGAATCTTCCGGACTCAGGAAAGGCAAACGATTATGGTGGTTATCAAGGTTCAATGTCAAACCATGATAAAGTTTACGAAAATGTCATTGATGTATTAACTAACAATGGAAAAATAACAACTAATTTTCTTGACGGTATGAAGACGGTTCAGATTATCGAAAAAATTTATGTGGAAGCGCACAATGTTTGA
- a CDS encoding NTP transferase domain-containing protein — MKAVILAGGLGTRLRPFTEIIPKPLLPIGEKSVLEIQIEHLKQSGFDEIFLATNYKSEYIENFFGDGSRYGVKLKISKEEKPLGTVGPLTLLKKELNEPFLMMNGDILTLLNFKHMYDFANENESLLTIGIKKYIMPFAFGNVFFEGDFVTDIEEKPDIIHNILAGIYILKPGIFESIPDDIYFGMDSLIHQMLDDKMPIAKFEIKDYWLDIGQVGDYEKAQEIYKEHFENSK, encoded by the coding sequence ATGAAAGCAGTTATACTCGCTGGTGGTCTCGGCACAAGACTACGACCATTTACAGAAATAATTCCTAAACCTCTTTTACCAATCGGAGAAAAATCTGTTCTTGAAATACAAATAGAACACCTTAAACAAAGCGGGTTCGATGAAATATTTTTAGCTACTAATTATAAATCTGAGTATATCGAAAACTTTTTCGGAGACGGTTCTCGTTACGGAGTTAAGCTAAAAATAAGTAAAGAGGAAAAACCCCTTGGTACGGTTGGTCCATTAACACTATTAAAAAAAGAGTTGAATGAACCATTCTTAATGATGAACGGTGATATTTTGACTTTACTCAATTTTAAGCATATGTACGATTTTGCAAATGAGAACGAATCCTTACTAACCATCGGTATTAAAAAATATATCATGCCATTTGCTTTTGGTAATGTTTTTTTTGAGGGAGATTTTGTTACAGATATTGAAGAAAAACCGGACATTATACATAATATTCTTGCAGGTATTTATATTCTAAAACCGGGTATCTTTGAATCAATTCCAGATGACATTTATTTCGGTATGGATAGTTTAATCCATCAAATGCTTGACGATAAAATGCCGATAGCAAAATTTGAAATAAAAGATTATTGGCTTGATATTGGGCAAGTTGGCGATTATGAAAAGGCACAAGAAATTTATAAAGAACACTTTGAGAACAGTAAATGA
- a CDS encoding NAD-dependent 4,6-dehydratase LegB: MKKVLVTGADGFIGSHLVERLFELEYDVKAFVYYNSFNTWGWIDTFDKRIKDNIEIFSGDIRDSNGVYEAMKDVEVVFHLAALIGIPFSYHSPESYVDTNIKGTLNVLQAAKKLKTERILITSTSEVYGTAKFVPITEEHPFQGQSPYSATKIGSDRIAESFYRSFNLPVTIVRPFNTFGPRQSARAVIPTIITQVLNGNEEIKLGDLNPTRDLLFVKDTVAGFIEIYKSDKTIGEEINIATQSEISIGELSKLILKLMNKNCEIKIDEDRVRPKNSEVERLLGSNEKLMKLTNWKQQYSLESGLQNTIDWFDKITNLLKYKSDIYNM, encoded by the coding sequence ATGAAAAAAGTTTTAGTAACTGGTGCAGACGGATTTATCGGTAGTCACCTTGTTGAACGATTATTTGAATTAGAGTATGATGTAAAAGCGTTTGTTTACTATAATTCTTTTAATACGTGGGGTTGGATTGATACATTTGATAAACGCATTAAAGATAATATAGAAATTTTTTCGGGTGATATTCGTGATTCCAATGGTGTGTATGAAGCTATGAAAGATGTTGAGGTAGTCTTTCATCTTGCTGCATTGATAGGAATACCATTCAGTTATCATTCACCCGAGAGTTATGTAGATACAAATATTAAAGGTACGTTGAATGTATTACAGGCTGCAAAAAAGTTAAAAACAGAAAGAATTTTAATTACTTCAACTTCTGAAGTTTACGGAACTGCGAAATTTGTACCAATTACTGAGGAGCATCCATTTCAAGGGCAGTCACCTTACAGCGCCACGAAAATTGGGTCAGATAGAATAGCGGAATCTTTCTATCGCTCTTTTAATTTGCCTGTAACAATTGTGAGACCTTTTAATACATTTGGGCCGCGTCAATCTGCCAGAGCTGTAATTCCAACGATTATTACTCAAGTTCTTAATGGAAATGAAGAAATTAAACTTGGTGATTTAAATCCGACAAGAGACCTTCTTTTCGTAAAAGATACTGTCGCCGGATTTATTGAGATTTACAAAAGCGATAAAACCATTGGTGAAGAAATTAATATTGCAACTCAATCTGAAATTTCAATCGGAGAACTTTCTAAGTTAATTTTGAAATTGATGAATAAAAATTGTGAAATAAAAATAGATGAAGATAGAGTTCGACCAAAAAATAGTGAAGTTGAAAGACTTTTAGGTTCTAATGAAAAATTAATGAAATTAACAAATTGGAAGCAGCAGTATTCTTTAGAATCCGGATTGCAAAATACCATTGATTGGTTCGATAAAATAACTAATTTACTAAAATACAAATCTGATATCTATAATATGTAG
- a CDS encoding DegT/DnrJ/EryC1/StrS family aminotransferase — MKIPFVDLKAQYISIKEEINEAISSVLSESAFIKGRYVHEFEKEFAEKNNVNYCIGVANGTDAIFIVLKMLDIGPGDEVITTAHSWISTSETITQTGAKPVFIDIDKFYTIDVTKIEKKITSRTKAIIPVHLYGQPAEIDSIMELANKYNLYVIEDCAQAHFAEYKGQKVGTFGIAATFSFYPGKNLGAYGDAGAIISNDANFADKCRMYANHGALKKHFHVMEGINSRLDGLQAAILSVKLKYIDEWNQKRFEIALKYNELLEGISNIITPKIKNNVKHIFHVYCIQVKEGEKLKEYLLNKGIETQIHYPVILPFMQAYSYLNHNIDDFPHAFYLQGRLLSLPIYPELSIAEQRFVVEMIKNYFKGGIA, encoded by the coding sequence ATGAAAATTCCTTTTGTAGATTTAAAAGCACAGTATATTTCAATAAAAGAAGAAATTAATGAAGCTATTTCAAGTGTTCTTAGCGAGTCAGCATTTATTAAAGGAAGATATGTTCATGAATTTGAAAAAGAATTCGCAGAAAAAAATAATGTAAATTATTGCATAGGTGTTGCAAATGGAACTGATGCTATTTTCATTGTTTTGAAGATGTTGGATATAGGTCCGGGTGATGAAGTAATTACTACTGCACACAGCTGGATATCGACATCGGAAACAATTACTCAAACTGGTGCAAAACCGGTATTTATTGATATAGATAAATTCTATACTATTGATGTAACTAAAATAGAAAAAAAAATAACATCTAGAACCAAAGCCATTATCCCGGTGCATCTTTATGGTCAACCTGCTGAAATTGATAGCATAATGGAACTTGCAAATAAATACAATTTATATGTGATTGAAGATTGTGCTCAAGCCCATTTCGCAGAATACAAAGGGCAAAAGGTAGGTACTTTTGGAATTGCAGCAACGTTTAGTTTCTATCCGGGCAAGAATTTAGGAGCTTATGGCGATGCCGGCGCAATCATCTCTAATGATGCTAATTTTGCTGATAAATGCAGAATGTATGCAAATCATGGTGCATTGAAGAAACATTTTCATGTAATGGAGGGTATTAATAGTCGCTTAGATGGACTACAAGCGGCAATTCTATCAGTAAAACTGAAATATATTGATGAATGGAATCAAAAGAGATTTGAGATTGCTCTTAAATATAACGAATTATTGGAAGGGATTTCAAATATTATTACGCCAAAAATAAAAAATAATGTAAAACATATATTTCACGTTTATTGTATTCAAGTTAAAGAAGGAGAAAAATTAAAAGAATATTTATTGAATAAAGGTATTGAAACTCAAATTCATTATCCTGTAATACTGCCATTTATGCAGGCATATAGTTATTTAAATCATAATATTGATGATTTCCCACATGCTTTTTATTTGCAAGGAAGGTTGTTAAGTTTACCGATATACCCGGAATTAAGTATAGCGGAACAACGGTTTGTAGTTGAGATGATTAAAAATTATTTTAAGGGGGGAATAGCGTAG